CGGCGTTGCGAGTGCTGGCTTGCTCAATCAGATCAGCTATGTTTCGGTAGCCAATATTGCGCTTGCTTATAAAAATACAGAGCTTAATCTTTCCTTTGAGGGAACGGGATTTTTGGTGCCGCGCAAGGAAGGTAAAAGGATTACAGCATGCACGTGGTCTTCGACCAAGTGGAGTCATACTGCTCCAGCAGGCTATACGCTGTTACGGACATATATCGGACATGCAGGCGCACAGGAATGGATGCAGATGACGGATGCTGAGCTTGTGGATGCCGCGCGCAAAGACTTGAAGGATTTAATGGGCTTGAAAGCGGAGCCGGAATTCGTCGAAGTTAGTCGGTGCAATGAATCGATGCCACAATATCCGATTGGTCACAAAGAGCACATGGCAAAGGTAAGGTATGATTTGTCACAGCATTTTCCAAATGTGTTTTTGTGTGGTGCCGGTTATGGAGGCGTTGGAATTCCGGATTGTGTCGCTCAAGGGAAGGATGCGGCTGAACAGCTGATTTCGGCTTTATAATGATCAGGCTATTTCCTGCTTTGGAAGAGGGAACTCCCTAATGGGTTCGGATTGAAAGGAGAGGTAGAGTTGAAATGAATAATACAATAACTTAAAGGCAAGGTAGGGGAATAGAAAATGATCCAGTTAACGGAAGAAACATGGGTTGCTGATATTGTGAAAGAGGTTCCCAAAACGGGAGATTTATTTCGTAAACTGGGGATTGACTTTTGCTGCGGCGGGAAAATACCACTCCGGGAAGCGGCTGCCAGCCGAGGGCTACATGCTGGTGAACTGCTGGCACAGGTGCATGAAGTGGCACAAAGTCAGGCGCAGCATAAGCAAATGCAGCCGTCCTCACTCGAAACCAATGAGCTGATCGCCTATATTCAGGATACGTATCATTCAAGGCTTCGCGAGGAACTATCGGCGCTCACGCCGTATGTAACCAAACTAACGCGAGTTCATGGCGAACGGTATCCGCATCTACAGCGAGTGAATGAGCTTTTTACCTTGCTAAAACAGGAGCTATCCGACCATATTCAGAATGAGGAAAATGTTGTGTTTCCGATGATTCAAGTGTTTTTACAGGAATCGACAGTGGAAGGGGCAAACGCGCTGAATCCGTATGTATCCAAGCTGCAAGACGAGCATCAGGCTGTGGTGGAGCTGCTGAAGGAGCTGCGCTTGATAACGAACGGCTTTGAGCCGACACAGGAAGCTTGTGGTACGCACCGACTTGTATTGAGACGGTTAGAGGATCTGGAAGCAGATATTTTTAACCATATTCTTCTTGAGAATTGCACATTAATCGAACGTACGAGACAGGCGCAGCTCAAAATATAATTATAAAAGCTTCCTTTGACAGAGGGAAGCTTTTTTGTATCTTCTCATAGAACGAGGGATTTTCTATACCGCTATAGGACATTCCCTAATGGGAACAGAGATGAATGAATTACATAATGAGAGTATGCGAATGAATCTAAGGAGCGTTGATCATCGATGAAAAAAAAATACAGTCTCAACTTCTTTAAGCCGATCGAGAGTTATTCCGGAAACTGGTCAATCCTTGAGGAAAAAAATAGAGAATGGGAAAACGTGTACCGTCAGCGTTGGTCTCACGACAAAGTAATTCGTACGACGCACGGTGTTAACTGTACTGGCTCCTGTAGCTGGAAGGTTTTTGTGAAAAACGGCATCATCACCTGGGAAAATCAGCAAATTGATTATCCCTCCTGCGGTCCAGACATGCCGGAATTTGAGCCGCGTGGATGCCCGCGTGGTGCTTCATTTTCCTGGTATGAATACAGTCCGTTACGTGTGAAATACCCTTATATGCGCGGCAAGCTATTGCGATTATGGCAGGATGCGATCAAGGAGCATAGCAATCCGGTAGACGCATGGGCGAGTATTGTGGAAGACCCTGAGAAAGCCAAGCTCTACAAATCGGCACGCGGAAAAGGCGGCCATGTTCGTGTGGCTTGGGACGATGTTCTACGCCTGATCTCGGCGCAATTGATTTATACCATCCGTAAGTACGGTCCTGACAGGATTGCAGGCTTCACACCCATTCCGGCGATGTCGATGATAAGCTACGCCTCGGGAGCGCGGTTCATTTCATTGCTCGGTGGGGAAATGTTGAGCTTTTACGATTGGTATGCCGATCTTCCGCCTGCCTCTCCTCAAATTTGGGGTGAGCAAACGGACGTACCTGAATCCTCGGATTGGTACAACGCGGGTTACCTGATCATGTGGGGATCGAACGTGCCGCTTACCCGGACACCGGATGCCCACTTCATGACGGAAGTACGTTATAAAGGGACTAAGGTTGTGTCGGTGGCACCCGATTTGGCGGAGAATGTAAAGTTCGCTGACAACTGGCTTGCACCTAATCCAGGTACAGATGCTGCCGTAGCCCAGGCTATGACGCATGTCATTCTGGATGAGTTCTACAAAGAACGCCAAGAACCGATGTTCATTAACTATGCCAAGCAATATACAGATATGCCATTTATGATTCTGCTTGATCCCCATGAGGGAGCCTGGAAAGGTGGACGTTTTCTACGGGCGAGTGATCTGGGGGATGCTTCGCCGCATGCAGACTGGAAACCGGTCATATACGATGAAGCGACGAAGGAAATGCTGGTTCCGAACGGTACGATGGGACAGCGCTGGGAGCAGGGCAAGAAATGGAACCTGATCCTTGAGCGGGAAGATGGAACGAAGGTTGAGCCCGCGCTCACGATGGAAGGTCATGACGAGCAATGGGAAGAGATTGTATTCCCTTATTTTGATAACTCGGGTAATGGAACGTTCCAGCGTGTGATTCCGGCTAAAAAAGTACGTCTGGCAGATGGTTCGGAACGTCTCGTAGCGACCGTATACGATCTGATGATGAGTCAGTATGGTATCGCTCGCAACGAAAGCCCTCATAACGCCAAGGATTATTACGATGCGGCTTCGCATTATACCCCTGCCTGGCAGGAGAAAATCACGGGTGTCAAGGCATCGGTTGTGGTGCAGATTGCACGGGAATTCGCTCAGAACGCAATCGATACCCAAGGGCGCTCCATGATCATTATGGGAGCGGGGATCAATCACTGGTTCAATAGTGACACCATCTATCGGTCGATATTGAACCTGGTTATGTTGACTGCTTCTCAAGGCGTAAACGGCGGGGGCTGGGCGCATTATGTAGGCCAGGAAAAGTGCCGTCCTATTGAAGGCTGGTCAACGATTGCCTTTGCCAAAGACTGGCAGGGACCAGCGCGCTTGCAAAATGCTACTTCATTTTTCTATTTTGCAACAGAACAGTGGCGCTATGAAGAAAGCGGCACGGATACGCTGAAATCACCGACGGGCGGAGATGTCAAATATCAGCATCCGGCAGACTACAATGTGCTGGCAGCACGTTTGGGCTGGATGCCTTCTTACCCGCAGTTTAACAAGAACAGCCTGTTGTTTGCCGAAGAAGCGGCGCAACTAGGCAAGAAGTCAAACGCGGACATTATTAACCATGCTGTAGAAGAGATTAAATCACGCAAGACCC
This DNA window, taken from Paenibacillus kribbensis, encodes the following:
- the ric gene encoding iron-sulfur cluster repair di-iron protein, which gives rise to MIQLTEETWVADIVKEVPKTGDLFRKLGIDFCCGGKIPLREAAASRGLHAGELLAQVHEVAQSQAQHKQMQPSSLETNELIAYIQDTYHSRLREELSALTPYVTKLTRVHGERYPHLQRVNELFTLLKQELSDHIQNEENVVFPMIQVFLQESTVEGANALNPYVSKLQDEHQAVVELLKELRLITNGFEPTQEACGTHRLVLRRLEDLEADIFNHILLENCTLIERTRQAQLKI
- a CDS encoding nitrate reductase subunit alpha gives rise to the protein MKKKYSLNFFKPIESYSGNWSILEEKNREWENVYRQRWSHDKVIRTTHGVNCTGSCSWKVFVKNGIITWENQQIDYPSCGPDMPEFEPRGCPRGASFSWYEYSPLRVKYPYMRGKLLRLWQDAIKEHSNPVDAWASIVEDPEKAKLYKSARGKGGHVRVAWDDVLRLISAQLIYTIRKYGPDRIAGFTPIPAMSMISYASGARFISLLGGEMLSFYDWYADLPPASPQIWGEQTDVPESSDWYNAGYLIMWGSNVPLTRTPDAHFMTEVRYKGTKVVSVAPDLAENVKFADNWLAPNPGTDAAVAQAMTHVILDEFYKERQEPMFINYAKQYTDMPFMILLDPHEGAWKGGRFLRASDLGDASPHADWKPVIYDEATKEMLVPNGTMGQRWEQGKKWNLILEREDGTKVEPALTMEGHDEQWEEIVFPYFDNSGNGTFQRVIPAKKVRLADGSERLVATVYDLMMSQYGIARNESPHNAKDYYDAASHYTPAWQEKITGVKASVVVQIAREFAQNAIDTQGRSMIIMGAGINHWFNSDTIYRSILNLVMLTASQGVNGGGWAHYVGQEKCRPIEGWSTIAFAKDWQGPARLQNATSFFYFATEQWRYEESGTDTLKSPTGGDVKYQHPADYNVLAARLGWMPSYPQFNKNSLLFAEEAAQLGKKSNADIINHAVEEIKSRKTRFAVEDPGAAENFPRSLFIWRSNLISSSAKGQEYFMKHLLGASDALLARPNEEQKPEEIVWREDVEGKLDLVVALDFRMTTTPLYADVVLPAATWYEKTDLSSTDMHPFVHPFNPAVNPLWESRSDWDIYRHLSETFSEMAKEHLPGIYKDVVTAPLGHDSIGEISQPMGLVKDWTKGEVEAVPGKTMPNFSIVERDYTKIHDKYVSLGPNLATGKTGAHGVSFSVAEEYEELKKLNGVYYDESIKDGLPKIQTARQVADTILHLSSATNGRVSQKAYEEAEKDHGVKLMDISADRAAEKITFQSITAQPREVIPTPVFSGSNKQGRRYSPFTTNIERLVPFRTLTGRQHFYIDHEIFQQFGESLPVYKPTLPPMVFGTRDREIKGGQDSLVLRYLTPHGKWNIHSTYQDNQHMLTLFRGGPTVWINNEDAAAHGIADNDWLEVYNRNGVVTARAVVSHRMPRGTMFMYHAQDKHIQVPGSEITDTRGGSHNAPTRIHLKPTQMVGGYAQLSYGFNYYGPIGNQRDVYVAVRKMKEVNWLED